The following DNA comes from Picosynechococcus sp. PCC 7003.
CATTAAACGCTGGTTTCCCGTGGGAATTGTTTCTCAACCTATGACTCCCCCCGTCTCTCTCCAAGCCATCATTCGAGAGTTAGAACAACATCCAGATGCCCAACGCATCAAAAAGTTGTTGATTTATACTGCTGTCAACCGTTGGGAAAGTAACCCCCAGTTACTCCAACGTCTCTCCCTTGAGCGCATTGTCAAAAAAAACCTTGATCAGTTTTTGAGTTTCAAAGAACTCCAACGAGCCTTTAGCAACTCTGTCAACACCCTCAGTCGGCCTGCCACCTATGGTCGCCTTGCCAATGACATCTTGACCCAATTAAGCCCCCTCTACGAAGACCAAGATCTTTCTACGGGGATTGTTGCGCCTGGCCAGAGTAATCAACAAAGCATTACAGAGATTCACCTCGAAGTTGCGGTGCAGACCCTTGAGGAACATCGCGAAAATATTCGCATCAAAAAATTGCTCTATGCCCTCTGTTTTAAGTGCTGGGAAAATAGTTTTCAGGTTTTAGAAGAATACACTTTGGCTAATCTGTTGCGCCAAGTAATCGTTAACTACCCCACCCGTAAACAATTTGAGACGATCCTGCGTAAATTAGTTTCCCTACTTAACCGCCAACAAATCTATGGCCAATTAGCCGACGTGATCCTTGGGGCGATCGCCCCCCTATACAAATCTGGTGATTCTGCCACAGGTTTAACCAAACCCACCGCCGATCCCCCAGCACCAGTCCCCACCCCGGTTGGCCCGCCCCCTGCCCCAACCCCAGAGCCGGAGCCTGTGAACTATAAGCAGACCATGGCGTTTAATATTGGTGAACTTCCCATTCCCCATCCTGCCCAGTCAAGGGATCTTGATTTCAGCCCAAATCAAACCCTAGCTCTAGATCCAGAGACCCAGGGGCCCCAAACGATGGTACTCAACACCAGTGCTCCCCAACCAGCGCCGAAGCCCGCTCCAGCCCCAGCCCCGGTGGCGAAAAAAAAGCATTTTGCGGCTGATCTCAACATCTACGAACTCAAACTGGAGGTGATGAAATATGCTAATCCCCTCCGCACAAAAATTCTGCTGTTTTCCGTCGTCCATCACCCCTTCGATCTTAGCGGTAAAGATTGGTCAATGTTACGCACCTGTGATTTTGATGAGTTATTATCCGAAGTGCTGTGCGAGGCCTCTAGCCTCAATGCCCTGACAATCAAAATGTCGGCGATCGCCCGCTCACTCTTTGACGCAAACGAACATCTCCAAGCCGCCGAAGCCATCGTTCAAGCCGTGACGACCTTCACCAATCCCCCTGTCCATGACCTATGACCCCCCAAGAACTAATTGCTAAATATGCACTGGGAGAAACCCATTTCCCAGGGGCCCAACTCGATGGTGCGAACTTTTGGGGGGCAGATCTCATCGGCATTAATCTCCAAGATGCCGACCTCCATAATGCAATTTTAATTTTTGCCTATCTCAGCCGGGCTAACCTCAAACAGACCAATTTTATTAATGCCAACCTCAGCGGCGCCAATCTTAACCAAGCCAATTTAACCTTGGCCGAACTCCACAACGCCGAACTCCATGGCGCTGTCTTAATTGGTGCCAACCTAACCAATGCCGACCTGACCCTAGCGAATTTACTCGATGCCAACCTCATGGGGGCAGACCTGCGGGGAGCAGACCTCAGTGGGGCTAATCTTTCTGGGGTTTGTTTGCGGGAAGCCAATCTGCGGGAAGAAAAGCGAGTTTATAACTCCAGTTTGCGGGGCACCATCCTCCGAAAAGCCGATCTACAGGGGGCTAATCTCCAGGGCGCAGACCTCGCCCGGGGCGAATTAAGTGGTGCCAACCTCAAGGGCGTTAATTTCCGACGCGCCGATCTCCACGAAGCTGATCTCAGTGGGGCCAACTTAGAAAATGCGATCTTGACCGAAGCGAATTTAATTGGGGCAAACCTTGTCAAAGCCAACCTCAAAAATGCAAAGTTGGAACGGGCTTTGATGGAAGATGCCGATCTTCGCCTCGCCAATCTCACCTGGGCCAATCTGCCGGGTGCCCGTCTCAATCGCGCCAAACTCAATAAAGCTGACTTGACTAATGCCCGTCTCAACCGTGCAGATCTCAGTCGTACGAACCTGTCCCAGGCCAAATTAATTGATGCTGAAATGATTGATGCTTACCTTGCCCGTGCCAATCTCATGGGGGCAGATTTAACCCGGGCAAACCTGGTCCGTGCTGAAATTAGCAGCACAAACCTTGCTGGGGTAATTCTGACTGGGGCGATGATGCCCGATGGCTCCGAACACCGCTAGATCAATGTTGGCCTTTTCTTTAGCGGTATTCGGGGGGCTTCCCCTGCCATCTTTGCGAGAAAAAATTTTTTCAATAAAAAAACCAGCCTAAGCTTCAGGGCTGGTCAGTTTGAGCTTGCTGTATGAGAGGAGAAACTCAATGTCAAGACGGCGCATGGTACTTTGCCGACAGATCCACTGGAATGGAAATCTGTAAAATCTTGGAATGAGCTTTGTTAAAAATTGTAACAAGCGCCATCAGTTTTTGCAATATTTCTTTACAGACGAACTGATACTTGGTTCGGACCTTGACTTTGAGCTTGGCGATCGCCAGCAAGATTAATCACGGGAAAATAGATTTTCTTGAAAAGGGGTTATTGTATTTTGCTTTAAGAACAGCCATCAAAACGATAACGAAGATAAGTAATTATACTCAATTCTTTTATCTAAACTTTTCTTTCTTTGGCGATCGCCTTTGGTTTTTCAGTTGATAGGATAAAATTCCATTCTTAAAGGATTTCTGCATTTGGAATTGTCTTTGGGAATGGACAGGGCAAGACACAATCAAATCTTAAATTATTGTTTATTGTTTGCAAGATCAATAGACATTACGGAATTAATCAGCAGGAACAAATGAGTATGAGGCATTATTGCGACGAGTGGATTCAAGAGTGGTGTGATGGTAATGGTTGGACGGATCCAACATTAGTCAGTGCAGATTTTTATTGGGCTTTCCCGCCAAATGGAGTCATGCCCGAACCC
Coding sequences within:
- a CDS encoding pentapeptide repeat-containing protein — encoded protein: MTPQELIAKYALGETHFPGAQLDGANFWGADLIGINLQDADLHNAILIFAYLSRANLKQTNFINANLSGANLNQANLTLAELHNAELHGAVLIGANLTNADLTLANLLDANLMGADLRGADLSGANLSGVCLREANLREEKRVYNSSLRGTILRKADLQGANLQGADLARGELSGANLKGVNFRRADLHEADLSGANLENAILTEANLIGANLVKANLKNAKLERALMEDADLRLANLTWANLPGARLNRAKLNKADLTNARLNRADLSRTNLSQAKLIDAEMIDAYLARANLMGADLTRANLVRAEISSTNLAGVILTGAMMPDGSEHR